In a single window of the Elaeis guineensis isolate ETL-2024a chromosome 6, EG11, whole genome shotgun sequence genome:
- the LOC105060143 gene encoding uncharacterized protein has translation MGLGEVIEGWISENFGSSLENSTKRQSEARRGGGSGSKGDEDYGGPSLGDWLLLAAAGAGLWALRKWMRAPSPGSDDPDNRHNDASELEGGRVGRGGGGGGVGDRIPPNPSSLGDSNQNLVKIKIKIMSYNIWSHEDMEVHERMKAIGCLVHKHSPHVILFQEVTSSIHEIFQSFEWWKEYEHSVLPRKATKFHFCMLLCKLPVKVSCFTRFENSTLGRDLHSAFIEVGMGKKLVVATSHLKRPNPPHDTHSTERAAQAKKALSFLDFFPNAVFGGDMNWDEDSDGPFPLLHGWVDAWAHLRPGEDGWTFDTESNQMLKGRQLLQKRLDRFVCKLEDFKLIGVDIIGTEAIPGVFSCNDNKKIVPTLPSDHYGLLLTVSYVTNNGVN, from the exons ATGGGCCTGGGTGAGGTAATTGAGGGGTGGATCTCCGAAAATTTTGGTAGCAGTCTGGAAAATTCAACCAAGAGGCAGTCGGAGGCCAGAAGAGGTGGTGGCAGCGGCAGCAAAGGCGATGAGGATTACGGAGGCCCAAGCCTGGGCGACTGGCTTTTGTTGGCAGCAGCAGGGGCCGGCCTTTGGGCACTACGCAAATGGATGCGTGCACCTTCACCAGGATCCGATGATCCCGATAACCGCCACAACGATGCATCGGAGTTAGAGGGTGGAAGAGTAGGTCGTGGTGGTGGAGGTGGTGGAGTTGGTGATCGTATTCCGCCAAATCCCTCAAGCCTGG GTGATTCTAATCAAAACCTTgttaaaataaagataaaaatcatGAGTTATAATATCTGGTCTCATGAAGACATGGAAGTGCATGAGAGAATGAAAGCAATTGGTTGCCTTGTACATAAGCACTCCCCACATGTTATTTTATTTCAG GAGGTCACTTCTTCAATCCATGAAATCTTTCAGAGCTTTGAATGGTGGAAAGAATATGAACATTCAGTTTTACCAAGGAAAGCAACTAAATTCCATTTCTGCATGCTG TTGTGTAAGTTACCTGTAAAGGTATCCTGCTTCACAAGGTTTGAGAATTCCACGCTGGGACGAGATCTTCACTCAGCTTTCATCGAAGTAGGAATGGGAAAGAAGCTGGTTGTCGCCACCTCCCACCTTAAGAGGCCAAATCCTCCTCATGATACGCATAGCACAGAACGTGCGGCTCAGGCTAAGAAGGCTCTCAGCTTTCTCGACTTCTTTCCAAATGCTGTTTTTGGTGGCGACATGAACTGGGATGAGGACTCGGATGGTCCTTTTCCCCTACTCCATGGGTGGGTTGATGCCTGGGCACATCTTAGACCTGGAGAAGATGGATGGACTTTTGATACCGAGTCCAACCAAATGTTGAAAGGCCGTCAGCTATTGCAGAAGAGACTGGATCGCTTCGTCTGCAAACTAGAGGATTTCAAATTGATCGGTGTGGATATCATTGGGACGGAGGCGATACCTGGGGTTTTCTCATGCAACGACAATAAGAAGATTGTCCCTACTTTGCCCAGTGATCACTATGGGTTGCTCCTTACTGTGTCTTACGTAACAAATAATGGTGTAAATTAA